CCACTAGTTCGTTACTCACTTCGGAGAAGTTATTGACGAAGTTGAGCGGGTTTTGAATCTCGTGGGCAATACCGGCGGTTAGCTCACCCAGGCTGGCGAGTTTCTCTTTTTGGATGAGTTGTGCCTGGGAGGCACGGAGTTCAGCGGTGCGCTGCTCGACTTTTTCTTCCAGTACCCGGTTCTGGGTTTCGATGAGGATTTGGTTCTCTTGGGTGAGCCGCAGTTGCTCTTGTATGGCTTCGTCCTGATGCTTTTTGAGAAGATTTACTTTGTAGGAAAGCCCCAGCGTGAAGAGCAGAATTTCGCCAAAGGCGGAGAAATAATAGCTGTTATAGGTCCAGAACGTTATCGGGTAGAGTCCATACGAGGTCATTATGTAAACGTACTGGCCTATATAGAAAACGATATTTCCGATTACAAAGTAAAGGGCCGGTTTGACCCCTCGACGATAAATGACCATACCGGCCACAATACTGTACAATCCATCAAGCACCATAGCTAAGAAAGGTAGCATGATAAACCCTTGATTGATTAATTTCAGAACAATAGAAACACCGTAGAAAGCGATCACCAACCAGCTTACCCGATATAAGCCTCGGGATCGCTGGCGTATCTGCAAAAAAGACAGGGCGAACAGGGTATGCACCAGTTCAATCCAAAAGACCTTATGATTGTTAATGATAGCGTGAATATTGTGTAAGGCTGGCGATAGGTTGGGCACTTGGTTTGTGGTTTCCAACATGGTCCAGGCAACCAACAGAATCCATACTACATAAATCACATTAACCCACTCACCCAGCCGTACAAATAGCAGCAAACTGTAGATTAAGATCATCAGAATGAAGCCCATAAAAAGGCCTACCATCAGGTCTTCGCTATAAAGTGTTTGCTGTAATGTCCAAACGGATTGAGCCGTAATGTGCAGGGTGGGCCATGTAAACCGAGCTACGTACACATACAGCGTATGGCTTTGCCCGTTGGGGATACGTAGAGGGAAGATAAGGCGTTTTTGCTGAAAGGTTTCGTTGGGATTTATAGTTGCTCCCATCCCGCT
This window of the Spirosoma aerolatum genome carries:
- a CDS encoding 7TM diverse intracellular signaling domain-containing protein yields the protein MKPLLFTLFLLLLVDPVQAQSVTLNDPNQTYFIFEHCTVLEVKPGTVTIDSLLRHPEHYQFVSVKKKPLKPEAEKDYEGKKDVWLRVELTNRTHANVLLQFLMLIENHVVVYEVANRHLLHQQMFSGMGATINPNETFQQKRLIFPLRIPNGQSHTLYVYVARFTWPTLHITAQSVWTLQQTLYSEDLMVGLFMGFILMILIYSLLLFVRLGEWVNVIYVVWILLVAWTMLETTNQVPNLSPALHNIHAIINNHKVFWIELVHTLFALSFLQIRQRSRGLYRVSWLVIAFYGVSIVLKLINQGFIMLPFLAMVLDGLYSIVAGMVIYRRGVKPALYFVIGNIVFYIGQYVYIMTSYGLYPITFWTYNSYYFSAFGEILLFTLGLSYKVNLLKKHQDEAIQEQLRLTQENQILIETQNRVLEEKVEQRTAELRASQAQLIQKEKLASLGELTAGIAHEIQNPLNFVNNFSEVSNELVEELEQEVDAGHAEEVKAITSDLRQNLQKVSHHGRRASAIVQGMLEHSRTSTGEPTPTNLNQLAGEYLRLAYQGQQAKNNAFTVSIQTNFDTNLISVNVVAQDIGRVLLNLYNNAFYAVGQRAKQDKDGYQPTVWVSTRQEPGKVMICVKDNGTGISKAIEDKIFQPFFTTKPTGEGTGLGLSLSYDIVTKGHSGTMTVESVEGEGPQFVITLPC